One part of the Xylanimonas allomyrinae genome encodes these proteins:
- a CDS encoding transglutaminaseTgpA domain-containing protein: MIPARTPATVRLAVSTGLVMLAVLTSMLGLRTIVLPPWPAVGVGGVLLVGAAIAATRAAIGGRRARVAAAARAGAQIGRVPRDDGGTSSSVPTLVGTLVAAWYLLARFGGVGGTTQWLPDAGSFSRLGDLLGAAGEIIRGEVAPVVATAPVALLCVGGALGVLLAADALASGLRHPLLAAAAVLVLWLPQLVLTGGVPRVTFAVTAATLLLGLALDAPPATRRTHDLRVGAQVRQAEWRRAARTTVTAAGVTALALAASAAAGGTTGSGGSWTSLFTTTARSVRLADDLDMARSLSTRSTAEVLSYRTSTGSTVGPLRLLTLSSFDGRHWTGGPDVDGVEFEPGDLLFPQETRPAEEPTRVDVTVGTMREDRLPLSIEPRAVTADGGWRYDADRDEVVGGPTTHDGDTFTLDVHPRSLTADALRDAPAGADVVSDEFLSVPTTSHEADIARTAREIVGDAATDYDRAVALQSYLRDATRFTYDVEVPRGETGDPVWDFLQQRQGFCVQFATTMVTLARTLGIPARLGVGYLPGTPVDGGVRWTVTGEDSHAWPELYFPGSGWVRFEPTPAIQAGAVPSYADPSSVGASPAPTPTADERTAPTTAATAQAPAPGTSPATPRAQEQVVEGTSSSRGWLVGAGLALTAGAAIVVLWLRRRSVRPPLDAESAWVRVVTALAGAGITLPTATTPRQAPQEVARAWAARTGEAIPDPVQDALTSLAGALEAERYAAQVDPLGKDRLAQLTRDVTAGVAAVGRSRVGAGR; encoded by the coding sequence ATGATCCCGGCCAGGACCCCGGCGACCGTGCGACTCGCCGTCTCGACCGGGCTGGTGATGCTCGCAGTCCTGACGTCCATGCTCGGGCTGCGCACGATCGTGCTGCCACCGTGGCCTGCCGTCGGCGTCGGTGGTGTGCTGCTGGTCGGGGCCGCGATCGCCGCGACACGCGCCGCGATCGGCGGGCGCCGGGCCCGGGTCGCCGCCGCGGCCCGGGCCGGCGCGCAGATCGGGCGTGTCCCGCGCGACGACGGCGGCACGTCCTCGAGCGTCCCCACTCTGGTGGGCACGCTCGTCGCGGCCTGGTACCTGCTTGCGCGCTTCGGGGGAGTCGGCGGGACGACGCAGTGGCTCCCGGACGCCGGGTCGTTCTCGCGCCTCGGCGACCTGCTCGGGGCGGCCGGCGAGATCATCCGCGGCGAGGTCGCTCCCGTCGTCGCCACCGCGCCCGTCGCCCTGCTGTGCGTAGGCGGCGCGCTCGGGGTGCTCCTCGCGGCGGACGCGCTCGCCTCAGGCCTGCGACACCCGCTGCTCGCGGCCGCCGCCGTGCTGGTGCTGTGGCTCCCCCAGCTCGTGCTCACGGGCGGCGTGCCGCGCGTGACCTTCGCCGTCACCGCGGCCACGCTCCTGCTCGGCCTCGCGCTCGACGCGCCGCCCGCGACACGACGCACGCACGACCTGCGCGTCGGAGCGCAGGTACGGCAAGCCGAGTGGCGGCGGGCGGCGCGGACGACCGTCACGGCTGCCGGCGTCACCGCGCTTGCGCTCGCGGCCTCGGCGGCCGCCGGGGGGACGACCGGGTCCGGTGGATCCTGGACATCCCTGTTCACGACGACGGCACGCTCCGTGCGGCTCGCCGACGACCTCGACATGGCCCGCTCGCTCAGCACGCGTTCGACCGCGGAGGTGCTGAGCTACCGGACCTCGACCGGCTCGACCGTCGGACCGCTGAGGCTCCTGACCCTGTCGTCGTTCGACGGCCGTCACTGGACCGGCGGTCCCGACGTCGACGGCGTCGAGTTCGAACCCGGCGATCTCCTCTTCCCTCAGGAGACGCGCCCGGCCGAAGAGCCGACACGCGTCGACGTCACCGTCGGCACCATGCGCGAGGACCGGCTGCCCTTGTCGATCGAGCCGCGCGCCGTCACGGCCGACGGTGGCTGGCGCTACGACGCCGACCGCGACGAGGTCGTCGGAGGCCCCACGACGCATGACGGCGACACCTTCACGCTCGACGTCCACCCGCGCTCGTTGACCGCCGACGCCCTGCGGGACGCGCCCGCAGGCGCCGACGTCGTCTCCGACGAGTTCCTCTCCGTGCCGACGACGAGCCATGAGGCCGACATCGCGCGCACCGCCCGCGAGATCGTCGGCGACGCCGCCACCGACTACGACCGCGCCGTCGCCCTCCAGTCGTACCTGCGCGACGCCACACGCTTCACCTACGACGTCGAGGTGCCGCGCGGGGAGACCGGCGACCCCGTGTGGGACTTCCTCCAGCAGCGCCAGGGCTTCTGCGTCCAGTTCGCCACGACGATGGTGACGCTGGCCCGCACGCTCGGCATCCCGGCCCGCCTGGGCGTCGGCTACCTACCCGGCACCCCCGTCGACGGTGGCGTCCGGTGGACCGTGACGGGCGAGGACTCGCACGCCTGGCCCGAGCTCTACTTCCCCGGCAGCGGCTGGGTCCGCTTCGAACCGACGCCCGCCATCCAGGCCGGCGCCGTCCCCTCCTACGCCGACCCGTCGAGCGTCGGCGCGAGCCCCGCACCGACGCCCACCGCCGACGAGCGCACGGCGCCCACGACCGCAGCGACGGCCCAGGCGCCCGCACCAGGCACCTCCCCGGCCACACCGCGCGCCCAGGAGCAGGTCGTGGAGGGGACGTCGTCCTCGCGCGGCTGGCTCGTCGGTGCGGGCCTCGCGCTCACGGCCGGAGCGGCGATCGTGGTCCTGTGGTTGCGCCGTCGGTCCGTGCGTCCCCCGCTCGACGCCGAGTCCGCGTGGGTACGCGTCGTGACGGCGCTCGCCGGAGCGGGCATCACTCTCCCGACCGCGACGACCCCGCGCCAAGCGCCTCAGGAGGTGGCGCGCGCCTGGGCTGCCCGCACAGGCGAGGCGATCCCGGACCCGGTGCAGGACGCGCTCACCTCGCTCGCGGGCGCGCTGGAGGCCGAGCGCTACGCCGCGCAGGTCGATCCGCTCGGCAAGGACCGGCTCGCCCAGCTCACGCGCGACGTCACCGCGGGAGTCGCGGCAGTCGGTCGGTCCCGGGTCGGCGCCGGGCGCTGA
- a CDS encoding DUF58 domain-containing protein, which translates to MTGTLRRIARVRPTRRGVTLAVVGVVLTVLGGLLRVPDAVGLGAAALGAVAVAWITHGVQRLDAGRGALAVTRQVTPDPVVRGQEAATQLLVGPARPTAAAFERLARIRLSEQASHELAGSSGVRARVSARPDRIQVRYAIHPARRGHWPLGPLLTTRTDAFGLVRTTQPLGAPTVVTVWPRTTELAVHTGLLGDLENVGTGARRTAPDDAVLREYVAGDDPRRVHWPTAARQGRLMVRTDEAAGVRPVSVVLDRALLPAPGEQRSVAGTLHGDGEWAVELVASLACSFLDAGHPVRLVPTARAALGDSPRFVTGARTGRPALLDATVDLAGPRTAADADAALAETARSLRAGRTPGEVMVAVLHPQSTDALGELAALSTEGASCWALLVARRATDAATSVAVLRSAGWRVATTSPGTSHDRAWSALAERAE; encoded by the coding sequence ATGACGGGAACGCTGCGCCGCATCGCGCGGGTGCGCCCCACACGCCGCGGCGTCACGCTGGCCGTGGTCGGCGTCGTCCTCACCGTGCTCGGAGGTCTGCTGCGCGTGCCCGACGCCGTCGGCCTCGGCGCAGCCGCACTCGGCGCCGTGGCCGTCGCCTGGATCACCCACGGGGTGCAGCGCCTCGACGCCGGGCGCGGCGCCCTGGCCGTGACACGGCAGGTGACGCCCGACCCCGTCGTGCGTGGCCAGGAGGCCGCAACACAGCTGCTCGTCGGCCCCGCGCGGCCGACGGCGGCCGCCTTCGAGAGGCTCGCGCGCATCCGGCTCTCCGAGCAGGCCTCGCACGAGCTCGCCGGCTCCTCGGGCGTGCGCGCACGCGTGTCCGCACGACCCGACCGCATCCAGGTCCGGTACGCGATCCACCCCGCACGGCGCGGGCACTGGCCGCTGGGACCGCTGCTGACCACGCGGACCGACGCGTTCGGGCTCGTCCGCACCACTCAGCCGCTCGGCGCACCCACCGTCGTCACCGTGTGGCCCCGCACGACCGAGCTGGCGGTGCACACCGGTCTGCTGGGCGACCTCGAGAACGTGGGCACAGGCGCACGCCGCACCGCACCCGACGACGCGGTGCTGCGCGAGTACGTGGCCGGCGACGACCCGCGCCGCGTGCACTGGCCGACCGCGGCCCGGCAGGGACGCCTCATGGTGCGCACCGACGAGGCCGCCGGGGTGCGGCCCGTCTCCGTCGTGCTCGACCGCGCGCTCCTGCCCGCTCCCGGGGAGCAGCGGTCGGTCGCCGGGACGCTGCACGGCGACGGCGAGTGGGCGGTCGAGCTCGTCGCGTCGCTCGCGTGCTCGTTCCTCGACGCCGGCCACCCCGTGCGGCTCGTCCCGACCGCACGCGCGGCGCTGGGCGACTCCCCTCGGTTCGTCACCGGCGCACGCACCGGCCGGCCCGCCCTGCTCGACGCGACCGTCGACCTGGCCGGTCCTCGCACCGCGGCAGACGCCGACGCGGCGCTCGCCGAGACCGCACGCTCCCTGCGCGCCGGACGCACCCCCGGCGAGGTCATGGTCGCCGTCCTCCACCCCCAGTCCACGGACGCGCTGGGCGAGCTGGCCGCGCTGTCGACCGAGGGGGCCTCGTGCTGGGCGCTTCTCGTCGCCCGGCGTGCCACCGACGCCGCGACTTCCGTCGCCGTCCTGCGGTCCGCGGGCTGGCGGGTCGCGACGACGTCCCCGGGGACGTCGCACGACCGGGCATGGTCGGCGCTCGCGGAGCGTGCCGAATGA
- a CDS encoding AAA family ATPase, protein MGSEQGALRAGLDELVDVTSRVRDAIESVATGRPSLAWLTVAVLLAEGHLLVEDVPGVGKTTLAKALARSIDCQVGRIQFTPDLLPSDLTGVNIFRAQTHEFEFRPGPVFSNIVIGDEINRASPKTQSALLECMEEGQTTVDGTTHRLPRPFLVVATQNPVEMEGTYPLPEAQRDRFMARLTVGYPDHDAEMLMLDRQEATSPLAHLAPVTTGATMLRLADLVRHVYAAPAVKQYVLELVGATRGHTALRLGASPRASLQLLKAAKASAAMAGREHVLPDDVQALAVPVIAHRLILTTETRLQGTTPQDVVTQIVERTPVPPAPGRR, encoded by the coding sequence CTGGGGTCGGAACAGGGTGCACTGAGGGCCGGCCTGGACGAGCTCGTCGACGTGACGTCACGCGTCCGGGACGCGATCGAGTCCGTCGCCACGGGGCGGCCGAGCCTGGCCTGGCTCACGGTCGCCGTGCTCCTCGCCGAGGGGCATCTCCTGGTCGAGGACGTGCCCGGCGTCGGCAAGACCACACTGGCCAAGGCGCTCGCGCGCTCGATCGACTGCCAGGTCGGCCGCATCCAGTTCACGCCCGACCTGCTGCCGAGCGACCTCACGGGCGTCAACATCTTCCGCGCCCAGACGCACGAGTTCGAGTTCCGCCCGGGACCCGTCTTCAGCAACATCGTGATCGGCGACGAGATCAACCGCGCGTCGCCCAAGACGCAGTCGGCGCTCCTGGAGTGCATGGAGGAAGGGCAGACGACGGTCGACGGCACGACGCACCGGCTGCCGCGCCCCTTCCTCGTCGTCGCAACGCAGAACCCCGTCGAGATGGAGGGCACCTACCCTCTGCCCGAGGCGCAGCGCGACCGGTTCATGGCCCGCCTGACCGTCGGCTACCCGGACCACGACGCCGAGATGCTCATGCTGGACCGGCAGGAGGCAACCTCGCCGCTCGCGCACCTGGCGCCCGTGACCACCGGCGCGACGATGCTCCGGCTGGCGGACCTCGTGCGGCACGTGTACGCCGCACCGGCCGTCAAGCAGTACGTCCTCGAGCTCGTCGGCGCCACGCGCGGGCACACCGCGCTGCGGCTCGGCGCGTCACCGCGCGCGTCGCTCCAGCTGCTCAAGGCGGCCAAGGCCAGCGCCGCCATGGCCGGGCGCGAGCACGTCCTGCCCGACGACGTCCAGGCGCTGGCCGTCCCCGTCATCGCCCACCGCCTCATCCTCACGACCGAGACGCGCCTGCAGGGCACGACGCCGCAGGACGTCGTGACACAGATCGTCGAGCGCACGCCGGTGCCACCTGCCCCAGGCCGTCGCTGA
- the mraZ gene encoding division/cell wall cluster transcriptional repressor MraZ, with the protein MAGVESFVGTGLLLGTYTPKLDEKGRLILPAKFRARLAPGLVMTRGQERCLFLLPMDEFGRMYEQVRQAPVTSRQARDYLRVLLSGASDEVPDKQGRVSIPPVLREYAGLDREVAVIGAGTRVEVWDRVAWESYLAAQESAYSETAEQIFPDLAF; encoded by the coding sequence GTGGCAGGAGTGGAGTCGTTCGTCGGCACGGGCCTGCTGCTGGGCACGTACACCCCGAAGCTCGACGAGAAGGGCCGGCTGATCCTCCCCGCGAAGTTCCGGGCCCGACTCGCTCCCGGACTGGTCATGACGCGAGGGCAGGAGCGCTGCCTCTTCCTCTTGCCGATGGACGAGTTCGGCCGCATGTACGAGCAGGTCCGGCAGGCTCCCGTGACCTCCCGTCAGGCGCGCGACTACCTGCGCGTGCTCCTGTCGGGGGCGAGCGACGAGGTGCCGGACAAGCAGGGCAGGGTCTCGATCCCGCCCGTGCTGCGCGAGTACGCAGGGCTCGACCGGGAGGTCGCCGTGATCGGCGCCGGCACCCGTGTCGAGGTCTGGGACCGCGTGGCGTGGGAGAGCTACCTGGCCGCACAGGAGTCGGCGTACTCCGAGACGGCCGAGCAGATCTTCCCGGACCTCGCCTTCTGA